From the Calliopsis andreniformis isolate RMS-2024a chromosome 4, iyCalAndr_principal, whole genome shotgun sequence genome, one window contains:
- the Orp8 gene encoding oxysterol-binding protein-related protein 8 isoform X5 — MGININKFRSIMSSQPIVVPGGDHRSQSDAHSVPVGSTSDSFKTMTPPNVSRSLSNRLTTMGEAIQKTDNTSDKSLDSCKLTRKESYKAQRKNYRMEKKRVANELLSSFKDPTVIVMSDWLKVRGTLKSWTKLWCILKPGLLLLYKSPKTKSNHWVGTVLLNTCQVIERPSKKDGFCFKLFHPLEQSIWAPRGPEKEAIGAVVQPLPTSYLIFRAPSQAAGKCWLDALELSLRCSSLIVRSTSAIPRALPHDTTTTHETQWSEADYEKHFDEHDLDDISQPENGVAADAEISASESESEGSVKEDQPETINETPYVANEHEVLGVAGEVVTELQEEQKSLIWFLMKQVRPGMDLSKVVLPTFILEPRSFLEKLADSYYHADLLSQAVVEDDAFTRMKGVVKWYLSGFYKKPQGLKKPYNPLLGETFRCYWQHFNGSRTFYIAEQLSHHPPISGFYVTNRQDGFTISATIIAKSKFYGNSTSAVLDGVAILTMLPRGEDYTMTIPYAHCKGILMGTLSMELGGKVHINCEKTGYHTELEFKLKPFLGGAEQLNQVVGAIRLGKETLATISGYWDGQIIITDKRSGQESVFFNPTPEIRKKRLKKYTVPLEHQGPWESEKLWLDVTQAINRDDQVAATDAKTLLEEAQRERAKERKLKGQEWVPKYFVQDIITGNWVYRHADVRPWDPRNDVVQYEQDYIVRTKTRHKTPIMRTGSIVSTEPQTQVPLLQAESRSSLSVLKSSKRQLSSNLPLTETVHDSGSSSAEVHSDSSQSVGKRKRSTARIIDVIKDVERQMLEYGEKLNRIQHILEQLAIRQRGQGDQHHSISMFKSFIDTVVVIVIVFSVQYFVNIWSEEPSGG, encoded by the exons ATGGGCATCAATATCAATAAGTTCCG ATCCATAATGAGTTCCCAACCCATTGTGGTGCCAGGTGGTGACCACCGATCTCAGTCAGATGCTCATTCTGTGCCTGTTGGGAGCACTTCTGACTCATTTAAAACCATGACACCGCCAAATGTTAGCAGATCACTCAGTAATC GCCTAACTACAATGGGAGAAGCTATTCAAAAGACAGATAATACATCTGATAAG TCTTTGGATTCTTGTAAATTAACACGAAAAGAATCATATAAGGCTCAAAGGAAGAATTACCGAATGGAAAAGAAAAGAGTTGCCAATGAACTCCTAAGTTCATTCAAGGATCCAACTGTTATTGTTATGAGTGATTGGCTCAAAGTGCGCGGAACCTTAAAGAGTTGGACAAAATTATGGTGTATCCTGAAACCTGGTTTACTGTTACTCTATAAAAGTCCAAAAACAaaa AGTAATCATTGGGTGGGAACAGTTTTACTTAATACATGCCAAGTAATAGAACGTCCAAGCAAAAAGGATGGATTTTGTTTTAAACTATTTCATCCTTTAGAACAATCGATATGGGCTCCAAGAGGTCCAGAAAAAGAAGCTATTG GTGCCGTTGTACAACCTTTGCCAACTTCTTACTTAATATTTAGAGCTCCTTCACAGGCAGCTGGCAAATGCTGGTTAGATGCACTTGAATTGTCTTTACGTTGTTCCTCGCTAATTGTACGTTCAACAAGTGCAATACCACGTGCTCTACCACACGATACTACGACAACTCACGAAACTCAATGGAGTGAAGCAGATTACGAGAAGCATTTTGATGAACACG ACCTGGACGACATTAGCCAACCAGAGAATGGAGTAGCAGCTGACGCAGAAATCAGTGCTTCTGAGAGTGAATCTGAGGGATCAGTTAAAGAAGATCAACCTGAAACAATCAATGAAACTCCATATGTGGCGAATGAACATGAGGTTCTTGGTGTG GCTGGGGAAGTCGTTACAGAATTACAAGAAGAACAAAAGTCTCTAATATGGTTCCTGATGAAGCAAGTTCGACCAGGCATGGACTTGTCCAAAGTAGTTCTACCGACTTTCATTTTAGAACCTCGTTCATTTTTAGAGAAATTAGCCGATTCCTACTATCACGCAGATTTACTATCtca GGCAGTGGTCGAAGATGACGCGTTTACACGTATGAAAGGAGTAGTTAAGTGGTATCTGTCTGGTTTCTATAAAAAACCTCAGGGTTTAAAAAAGCCTTATAATCCACTCCTGGGGGAAACTTTCCGCTGCTACTGGCAGCACTTCAATGGTTCAAGGACTTTCTATATAGCAGAGCAA TTATCCCACCATCCACCTATATCAGGATTCTATGTTACAAATCGACAAGATGGATTTACTATTAGTGCTACAATTATTGCTAAATCTAAATTTTATG GAAATTCGACATCTGCAGTTCTGGATGGTGTTGCAATATTGACAATGCTACCCAGAGGAGAAGACTATACAATGACTATACCATATGCTCATTGCAAAGGAATTCTGATGGGTACATTGTCCATGGAACTAGGTGGGAAGGTCCATATAAATTGTGAGAAAACAGGCTACCATACcgaattagaatttaagcttaagcCATTCCTCGGCGGTGCGGAGCAATTAAATCAAGTTGTAGGAGCAATACGACTCGGAAAGGAAACGCTTGCCACTATATCAGGATACTGGGATGGTCAAATTATAATTACAGACAAAAGATCGGGG CAAGAAAGTGTGTTCTTTAATCCAACCCCAGAAATACGTAAAAAGAGATTGAAAAAATACACCGTACCTCTCGAACACCAAGGACCATGGGAGAGTGAGAAATTATGGCTCGACGTTACGCAAGCAATCAATCGAGATGATCAAGTTGCGGCTACAGATGCAAAAACTTTATTAGAGGAAGCTCAAAGAGAGCGTGCTAAAGAACGAAAGCTCAAGGGGCAAGAATGGGTTCCTAAATATTTCGTTCAG GATATTATCACGGGTAACTGGGTCTATCGACATGCAGATGTCCGACCATGGGATCCTAGAAACGATGTTGTGCAATATGAACAAGATTATATAGTGCGTACGAAGACCAGACACAAAACACCAATTATGCGTACTGGTAGTATCGTATCGACTGAACCACAGACTCAG GTTCCACTTCTTCAAGCTGAATCCCGTTCATCGCTTTCTGTACTGAAATCTTCAAAAAGACAATTGTCCAGCAATTTACCATTAACAGAAACGGTTCATGATTCTGGAAGTTCGTCAGCAGAGGTACACTCCGATTCTAGTCAGTCTGTAGGTAAAAGGAAGCGTTCTACTGCGAG GATAATAGATGTTATCAAGGATGTAGAGCGCCAAATGTTGGAATATGGAGAGAAGCTGAATCGTATTCAACATATTCTAGAGCAACTCGCTATAAGACAAAGAGGTCAAGGTGATCAGCATCATAGCATAAGTATGTTCAAGAGCTTCATAGACACAGTCGTTGTTATTGTGATTGTTTTTTCTGTACAATACTTTGTAAATATATGGAGCGAAGAACCTAGCGGAGGTTGA
- the Orp8 gene encoding oxysterol-binding protein-related protein 8 isoform X2 — MSSQPIVVPGGDHRSQSDAHSVPVGSTSDSFKTMTPPNVSRSLSNRISDSGCGTLPSKLEPVDQQLRRSSVQVQTPTLHKLPSTESLSTSVNLTTAAPPLSPGLTTMGEAIQKTDNTSDKSLDSCKLTRKESYKAQRKNYRMEKKRVANELLSSFKDPTVIVMSDWLKVRGTLKSWTKLWCILKPGLLLLYKSPKTKSNHWVGTVLLNTCQVIERPSKKDGFCFKLFHPLEQSIWAPRGPEKEAIGAVVQPLPTSYLIFRAPSQAAGKCWLDALELSLRCSSLIVRSTSAIPRALPHDTTTTHETQWSEADYEKHFDEHDLDDISQPENGVAADAEISASESESEGSVKEDQPETINETPYVANEHEVLGVAGEVVTELQEEQKSLIWFLMKQVRPGMDLSKVVLPTFILEPRSFLEKLADSYYHADLLSQAVVEDDAFTRMKGVVKWYLSGFYKKPQGLKKPYNPLLGETFRCYWQHFNGSRTFYIAEQLSHHPPISGFYVTNRQDGFTISATIIAKSKFYGNSTSAVLDGVAILTMLPRGEDYTMTIPYAHCKGILMGTLSMELGGKVHINCEKTGYHTELEFKLKPFLGGAEQLNQVVGAIRLGKETLATISGYWDGQIIITDKRSGQESVFFNPTPEIRKKRLKKYTVPLEHQGPWESEKLWLDVTQAINRDDQVAATDAKTLLEEAQRERAKERKLKGQEWVPKYFVQDIITGNWVYRHADVRPWDPRNDVVQYEQDYIVRTKTRHKTPIMRTGSIVSTEPQTQVPLLQAESRSSLSVLKSSKRQLSSNLPLTETVHDSGSSSAEVHSDSSQSVGKRKRSTARIIDVIKDVERQMLEYGEKLNRIQHILEQLAIRQRGQGDQHHSISMFKSFIDTVVVIVIVFSVQYFVNIWSEEPSGG; from the exons ATGAGTTCCCAACCCATTGTGGTGCCAGGTGGTGACCACCGATCTCAGTCAGATGCTCATTCTGTGCCTGTTGGGAGCACTTCTGACTCATTTAAAACCATGACACCGCCAAATGTTAGCAGATCACTCAGTAATC GTATTAGTGACAGTGGATGTGGTACATTACCCAGTAAGCTAG AACCTGTGGATCAGCAACTTCGACGAAGCAGTGTTCAAGTACAAACTCCAACATTACATAAACTTCCATCAACAGAGTCCCTATCAACAAGTGTAAATTTAACAACTGCTGCACCTCCACTATCTCCAG GCCTAACTACAATGGGAGAAGCTATTCAAAAGACAGATAATACATCTGATAAG TCTTTGGATTCTTGTAAATTAACACGAAAAGAATCATATAAGGCTCAAAGGAAGAATTACCGAATGGAAAAGAAAAGAGTTGCCAATGAACTCCTAAGTTCATTCAAGGATCCAACTGTTATTGTTATGAGTGATTGGCTCAAAGTGCGCGGAACCTTAAAGAGTTGGACAAAATTATGGTGTATCCTGAAACCTGGTTTACTGTTACTCTATAAAAGTCCAAAAACAaaa AGTAATCATTGGGTGGGAACAGTTTTACTTAATACATGCCAAGTAATAGAACGTCCAAGCAAAAAGGATGGATTTTGTTTTAAACTATTTCATCCTTTAGAACAATCGATATGGGCTCCAAGAGGTCCAGAAAAAGAAGCTATTG GTGCCGTTGTACAACCTTTGCCAACTTCTTACTTAATATTTAGAGCTCCTTCACAGGCAGCTGGCAAATGCTGGTTAGATGCACTTGAATTGTCTTTACGTTGTTCCTCGCTAATTGTACGTTCAACAAGTGCAATACCACGTGCTCTACCACACGATACTACGACAACTCACGAAACTCAATGGAGTGAAGCAGATTACGAGAAGCATTTTGATGAACACG ACCTGGACGACATTAGCCAACCAGAGAATGGAGTAGCAGCTGACGCAGAAATCAGTGCTTCTGAGAGTGAATCTGAGGGATCAGTTAAAGAAGATCAACCTGAAACAATCAATGAAACTCCATATGTGGCGAATGAACATGAGGTTCTTGGTGTG GCTGGGGAAGTCGTTACAGAATTACAAGAAGAACAAAAGTCTCTAATATGGTTCCTGATGAAGCAAGTTCGACCAGGCATGGACTTGTCCAAAGTAGTTCTACCGACTTTCATTTTAGAACCTCGTTCATTTTTAGAGAAATTAGCCGATTCCTACTATCACGCAGATTTACTATCtca GGCAGTGGTCGAAGATGACGCGTTTACACGTATGAAAGGAGTAGTTAAGTGGTATCTGTCTGGTTTCTATAAAAAACCTCAGGGTTTAAAAAAGCCTTATAATCCACTCCTGGGGGAAACTTTCCGCTGCTACTGGCAGCACTTCAATGGTTCAAGGACTTTCTATATAGCAGAGCAA TTATCCCACCATCCACCTATATCAGGATTCTATGTTACAAATCGACAAGATGGATTTACTATTAGTGCTACAATTATTGCTAAATCTAAATTTTATG GAAATTCGACATCTGCAGTTCTGGATGGTGTTGCAATATTGACAATGCTACCCAGAGGAGAAGACTATACAATGACTATACCATATGCTCATTGCAAAGGAATTCTGATGGGTACATTGTCCATGGAACTAGGTGGGAAGGTCCATATAAATTGTGAGAAAACAGGCTACCATACcgaattagaatttaagcttaagcCATTCCTCGGCGGTGCGGAGCAATTAAATCAAGTTGTAGGAGCAATACGACTCGGAAAGGAAACGCTTGCCACTATATCAGGATACTGGGATGGTCAAATTATAATTACAGACAAAAGATCGGGG CAAGAAAGTGTGTTCTTTAATCCAACCCCAGAAATACGTAAAAAGAGATTGAAAAAATACACCGTACCTCTCGAACACCAAGGACCATGGGAGAGTGAGAAATTATGGCTCGACGTTACGCAAGCAATCAATCGAGATGATCAAGTTGCGGCTACAGATGCAAAAACTTTATTAGAGGAAGCTCAAAGAGAGCGTGCTAAAGAACGAAAGCTCAAGGGGCAAGAATGGGTTCCTAAATATTTCGTTCAG GATATTATCACGGGTAACTGGGTCTATCGACATGCAGATGTCCGACCATGGGATCCTAGAAACGATGTTGTGCAATATGAACAAGATTATATAGTGCGTACGAAGACCAGACACAAAACACCAATTATGCGTACTGGTAGTATCGTATCGACTGAACCACAGACTCAG GTTCCACTTCTTCAAGCTGAATCCCGTTCATCGCTTTCTGTACTGAAATCTTCAAAAAGACAATTGTCCAGCAATTTACCATTAACAGAAACGGTTCATGATTCTGGAAGTTCGTCAGCAGAGGTACACTCCGATTCTAGTCAGTCTGTAGGTAAAAGGAAGCGTTCTACTGCGAG GATAATAGATGTTATCAAGGATGTAGAGCGCCAAATGTTGGAATATGGAGAGAAGCTGAATCGTATTCAACATATTCTAGAGCAACTCGCTATAAGACAAAGAGGTCAAGGTGATCAGCATCATAGCATAAGTATGTTCAAGAGCTTCATAGACACAGTCGTTGTTATTGTGATTGTTTTTTCTGTACAATACTTTGTAAATATATGGAGCGAAGAACCTAGCGGAGGTTGA
- the Orp8 gene encoding oxysterol-binding protein-related protein 8 isoform X3, translating into MGININKFRSIMSSQPIVVPGGDHRSQSDAHSVPVGSTSDSFKTMTPPNVSRSLSNQPVDQQLRRSSVQVQTPTLHKLPSTESLSTSVNLTTAAPPLSPGLTTMGEAIQKTDNTSDKSLDSCKLTRKESYKAQRKNYRMEKKRVANELLSSFKDPTVIVMSDWLKVRGTLKSWTKLWCILKPGLLLLYKSPKTKSNHWVGTVLLNTCQVIERPSKKDGFCFKLFHPLEQSIWAPRGPEKEAIGAVVQPLPTSYLIFRAPSQAAGKCWLDALELSLRCSSLIVRSTSAIPRALPHDTTTTHETQWSEADYEKHFDEHDLDDISQPENGVAADAEISASESESEGSVKEDQPETINETPYVANEHEVLGVAGEVVTELQEEQKSLIWFLMKQVRPGMDLSKVVLPTFILEPRSFLEKLADSYYHADLLSQAVVEDDAFTRMKGVVKWYLSGFYKKPQGLKKPYNPLLGETFRCYWQHFNGSRTFYIAEQLSHHPPISGFYVTNRQDGFTISATIIAKSKFYGNSTSAVLDGVAILTMLPRGEDYTMTIPYAHCKGILMGTLSMELGGKVHINCEKTGYHTELEFKLKPFLGGAEQLNQVVGAIRLGKETLATISGYWDGQIIITDKRSGQESVFFNPTPEIRKKRLKKYTVPLEHQGPWESEKLWLDVTQAINRDDQVAATDAKTLLEEAQRERAKERKLKGQEWVPKYFVQDIITGNWVYRHADVRPWDPRNDVVQYEQDYIVRTKTRHKTPIMRTGSIVSTEPQTQVPLLQAESRSSLSVLKSSKRQLSSNLPLTETVHDSGSSSAEVHSDSSQSVGKRKRSTARIIDVIKDVERQMLEYGEKLNRIQHILEQLAIRQRGQGDQHHSISMFKSFIDTVVVIVIVFSVQYFVNIWSEEPSGG; encoded by the exons ATGGGCATCAATATCAATAAGTTCCG ATCCATAATGAGTTCCCAACCCATTGTGGTGCCAGGTGGTGACCACCGATCTCAGTCAGATGCTCATTCTGTGCCTGTTGGGAGCACTTCTGACTCATTTAAAACCATGACACCGCCAAATGTTAGCAGATCACTCAGTAATC AACCTGTGGATCAGCAACTTCGACGAAGCAGTGTTCAAGTACAAACTCCAACATTACATAAACTTCCATCAACAGAGTCCCTATCAACAAGTGTAAATTTAACAACTGCTGCACCTCCACTATCTCCAG GCCTAACTACAATGGGAGAAGCTATTCAAAAGACAGATAATACATCTGATAAG TCTTTGGATTCTTGTAAATTAACACGAAAAGAATCATATAAGGCTCAAAGGAAGAATTACCGAATGGAAAAGAAAAGAGTTGCCAATGAACTCCTAAGTTCATTCAAGGATCCAACTGTTATTGTTATGAGTGATTGGCTCAAAGTGCGCGGAACCTTAAAGAGTTGGACAAAATTATGGTGTATCCTGAAACCTGGTTTACTGTTACTCTATAAAAGTCCAAAAACAaaa AGTAATCATTGGGTGGGAACAGTTTTACTTAATACATGCCAAGTAATAGAACGTCCAAGCAAAAAGGATGGATTTTGTTTTAAACTATTTCATCCTTTAGAACAATCGATATGGGCTCCAAGAGGTCCAGAAAAAGAAGCTATTG GTGCCGTTGTACAACCTTTGCCAACTTCTTACTTAATATTTAGAGCTCCTTCACAGGCAGCTGGCAAATGCTGGTTAGATGCACTTGAATTGTCTTTACGTTGTTCCTCGCTAATTGTACGTTCAACAAGTGCAATACCACGTGCTCTACCACACGATACTACGACAACTCACGAAACTCAATGGAGTGAAGCAGATTACGAGAAGCATTTTGATGAACACG ACCTGGACGACATTAGCCAACCAGAGAATGGAGTAGCAGCTGACGCAGAAATCAGTGCTTCTGAGAGTGAATCTGAGGGATCAGTTAAAGAAGATCAACCTGAAACAATCAATGAAACTCCATATGTGGCGAATGAACATGAGGTTCTTGGTGTG GCTGGGGAAGTCGTTACAGAATTACAAGAAGAACAAAAGTCTCTAATATGGTTCCTGATGAAGCAAGTTCGACCAGGCATGGACTTGTCCAAAGTAGTTCTACCGACTTTCATTTTAGAACCTCGTTCATTTTTAGAGAAATTAGCCGATTCCTACTATCACGCAGATTTACTATCtca GGCAGTGGTCGAAGATGACGCGTTTACACGTATGAAAGGAGTAGTTAAGTGGTATCTGTCTGGTTTCTATAAAAAACCTCAGGGTTTAAAAAAGCCTTATAATCCACTCCTGGGGGAAACTTTCCGCTGCTACTGGCAGCACTTCAATGGTTCAAGGACTTTCTATATAGCAGAGCAA TTATCCCACCATCCACCTATATCAGGATTCTATGTTACAAATCGACAAGATGGATTTACTATTAGTGCTACAATTATTGCTAAATCTAAATTTTATG GAAATTCGACATCTGCAGTTCTGGATGGTGTTGCAATATTGACAATGCTACCCAGAGGAGAAGACTATACAATGACTATACCATATGCTCATTGCAAAGGAATTCTGATGGGTACATTGTCCATGGAACTAGGTGGGAAGGTCCATATAAATTGTGAGAAAACAGGCTACCATACcgaattagaatttaagcttaagcCATTCCTCGGCGGTGCGGAGCAATTAAATCAAGTTGTAGGAGCAATACGACTCGGAAAGGAAACGCTTGCCACTATATCAGGATACTGGGATGGTCAAATTATAATTACAGACAAAAGATCGGGG CAAGAAAGTGTGTTCTTTAATCCAACCCCAGAAATACGTAAAAAGAGATTGAAAAAATACACCGTACCTCTCGAACACCAAGGACCATGGGAGAGTGAGAAATTATGGCTCGACGTTACGCAAGCAATCAATCGAGATGATCAAGTTGCGGCTACAGATGCAAAAACTTTATTAGAGGAAGCTCAAAGAGAGCGTGCTAAAGAACGAAAGCTCAAGGGGCAAGAATGGGTTCCTAAATATTTCGTTCAG GATATTATCACGGGTAACTGGGTCTATCGACATGCAGATGTCCGACCATGGGATCCTAGAAACGATGTTGTGCAATATGAACAAGATTATATAGTGCGTACGAAGACCAGACACAAAACACCAATTATGCGTACTGGTAGTATCGTATCGACTGAACCACAGACTCAG GTTCCACTTCTTCAAGCTGAATCCCGTTCATCGCTTTCTGTACTGAAATCTTCAAAAAGACAATTGTCCAGCAATTTACCATTAACAGAAACGGTTCATGATTCTGGAAGTTCGTCAGCAGAGGTACACTCCGATTCTAGTCAGTCTGTAGGTAAAAGGAAGCGTTCTACTGCGAG GATAATAGATGTTATCAAGGATGTAGAGCGCCAAATGTTGGAATATGGAGAGAAGCTGAATCGTATTCAACATATTCTAGAGCAACTCGCTATAAGACAAAGAGGTCAAGGTGATCAGCATCATAGCATAAGTATGTTCAAGAGCTTCATAGACACAGTCGTTGTTATTGTGATTGTTTTTTCTGTACAATACTTTGTAAATATATGGAGCGAAGAACCTAGCGGAGGTTGA
- the Orp8 gene encoding oxysterol-binding protein-related protein 8 isoform X4, with product MGININKFRSIMSSQPIVVPGGDHRSQSDAHSVPVGSTSDSFKTMTPPNVSRSLSNRISDSGCGTLPSKLGLTTMGEAIQKTDNTSDKSLDSCKLTRKESYKAQRKNYRMEKKRVANELLSSFKDPTVIVMSDWLKVRGTLKSWTKLWCILKPGLLLLYKSPKTKSNHWVGTVLLNTCQVIERPSKKDGFCFKLFHPLEQSIWAPRGPEKEAIGAVVQPLPTSYLIFRAPSQAAGKCWLDALELSLRCSSLIVRSTSAIPRALPHDTTTTHETQWSEADYEKHFDEHDLDDISQPENGVAADAEISASESESEGSVKEDQPETINETPYVANEHEVLGVAGEVVTELQEEQKSLIWFLMKQVRPGMDLSKVVLPTFILEPRSFLEKLADSYYHADLLSQAVVEDDAFTRMKGVVKWYLSGFYKKPQGLKKPYNPLLGETFRCYWQHFNGSRTFYIAEQLSHHPPISGFYVTNRQDGFTISATIIAKSKFYGNSTSAVLDGVAILTMLPRGEDYTMTIPYAHCKGILMGTLSMELGGKVHINCEKTGYHTELEFKLKPFLGGAEQLNQVVGAIRLGKETLATISGYWDGQIIITDKRSGQESVFFNPTPEIRKKRLKKYTVPLEHQGPWESEKLWLDVTQAINRDDQVAATDAKTLLEEAQRERAKERKLKGQEWVPKYFVQDIITGNWVYRHADVRPWDPRNDVVQYEQDYIVRTKTRHKTPIMRTGSIVSTEPQTQVPLLQAESRSSLSVLKSSKRQLSSNLPLTETVHDSGSSSAEVHSDSSQSVGKRKRSTARIIDVIKDVERQMLEYGEKLNRIQHILEQLAIRQRGQGDQHHSISMFKSFIDTVVVIVIVFSVQYFVNIWSEEPSGG from the exons ATGGGCATCAATATCAATAAGTTCCG ATCCATAATGAGTTCCCAACCCATTGTGGTGCCAGGTGGTGACCACCGATCTCAGTCAGATGCTCATTCTGTGCCTGTTGGGAGCACTTCTGACTCATTTAAAACCATGACACCGCCAAATGTTAGCAGATCACTCAGTAATC GTATTAGTGACAGTGGATGTGGTACATTACCCAGTAAGCTAG GCCTAACTACAATGGGAGAAGCTATTCAAAAGACAGATAATACATCTGATAAG TCTTTGGATTCTTGTAAATTAACACGAAAAGAATCATATAAGGCTCAAAGGAAGAATTACCGAATGGAAAAGAAAAGAGTTGCCAATGAACTCCTAAGTTCATTCAAGGATCCAACTGTTATTGTTATGAGTGATTGGCTCAAAGTGCGCGGAACCTTAAAGAGTTGGACAAAATTATGGTGTATCCTGAAACCTGGTTTACTGTTACTCTATAAAAGTCCAAAAACAaaa AGTAATCATTGGGTGGGAACAGTTTTACTTAATACATGCCAAGTAATAGAACGTCCAAGCAAAAAGGATGGATTTTGTTTTAAACTATTTCATCCTTTAGAACAATCGATATGGGCTCCAAGAGGTCCAGAAAAAGAAGCTATTG GTGCCGTTGTACAACCTTTGCCAACTTCTTACTTAATATTTAGAGCTCCTTCACAGGCAGCTGGCAAATGCTGGTTAGATGCACTTGAATTGTCTTTACGTTGTTCCTCGCTAATTGTACGTTCAACAAGTGCAATACCACGTGCTCTACCACACGATACTACGACAACTCACGAAACTCAATGGAGTGAAGCAGATTACGAGAAGCATTTTGATGAACACG ACCTGGACGACATTAGCCAACCAGAGAATGGAGTAGCAGCTGACGCAGAAATCAGTGCTTCTGAGAGTGAATCTGAGGGATCAGTTAAAGAAGATCAACCTGAAACAATCAATGAAACTCCATATGTGGCGAATGAACATGAGGTTCTTGGTGTG GCTGGGGAAGTCGTTACAGAATTACAAGAAGAACAAAAGTCTCTAATATGGTTCCTGATGAAGCAAGTTCGACCAGGCATGGACTTGTCCAAAGTAGTTCTACCGACTTTCATTTTAGAACCTCGTTCATTTTTAGAGAAATTAGCCGATTCCTACTATCACGCAGATTTACTATCtca GGCAGTGGTCGAAGATGACGCGTTTACACGTATGAAAGGAGTAGTTAAGTGGTATCTGTCTGGTTTCTATAAAAAACCTCAGGGTTTAAAAAAGCCTTATAATCCACTCCTGGGGGAAACTTTCCGCTGCTACTGGCAGCACTTCAATGGTTCAAGGACTTTCTATATAGCAGAGCAA TTATCCCACCATCCACCTATATCAGGATTCTATGTTACAAATCGACAAGATGGATTTACTATTAGTGCTACAATTATTGCTAAATCTAAATTTTATG GAAATTCGACATCTGCAGTTCTGGATGGTGTTGCAATATTGACAATGCTACCCAGAGGAGAAGACTATACAATGACTATACCATATGCTCATTGCAAAGGAATTCTGATGGGTACATTGTCCATGGAACTAGGTGGGAAGGTCCATATAAATTGTGAGAAAACAGGCTACCATACcgaattagaatttaagcttaagcCATTCCTCGGCGGTGCGGAGCAATTAAATCAAGTTGTAGGAGCAATACGACTCGGAAAGGAAACGCTTGCCACTATATCAGGATACTGGGATGGTCAAATTATAATTACAGACAAAAGATCGGGG CAAGAAAGTGTGTTCTTTAATCCAACCCCAGAAATACGTAAAAAGAGATTGAAAAAATACACCGTACCTCTCGAACACCAAGGACCATGGGAGAGTGAGAAATTATGGCTCGACGTTACGCAAGCAATCAATCGAGATGATCAAGTTGCGGCTACAGATGCAAAAACTTTATTAGAGGAAGCTCAAAGAGAGCGTGCTAAAGAACGAAAGCTCAAGGGGCAAGAATGGGTTCCTAAATATTTCGTTCAG GATATTATCACGGGTAACTGGGTCTATCGACATGCAGATGTCCGACCATGGGATCCTAGAAACGATGTTGTGCAATATGAACAAGATTATATAGTGCGTACGAAGACCAGACACAAAACACCAATTATGCGTACTGGTAGTATCGTATCGACTGAACCACAGACTCAG GTTCCACTTCTTCAAGCTGAATCCCGTTCATCGCTTTCTGTACTGAAATCTTCAAAAAGACAATTGTCCAGCAATTTACCATTAACAGAAACGGTTCATGATTCTGGAAGTTCGTCAGCAGAGGTACACTCCGATTCTAGTCAGTCTGTAGGTAAAAGGAAGCGTTCTACTGCGAG GATAATAGATGTTATCAAGGATGTAGAGCGCCAAATGTTGGAATATGGAGAGAAGCTGAATCGTATTCAACATATTCTAGAGCAACTCGCTATAAGACAAAGAGGTCAAGGTGATCAGCATCATAGCATAAGTATGTTCAAGAGCTTCATAGACACAGTCGTTGTTATTGTGATTGTTTTTTCTGTACAATACTTTGTAAATATATGGAGCGAAGAACCTAGCGGAGGTTGA